The Desulfobulbaceae bacterium DB1 DNA window ATCTGCGTAGCATCAAAAGGTATTTCATGTCAATGCTGCGTATTCGCTATCAAACAATAGAATTCGGCGACACGGATATTCATCTGCGCACCTTGCGCGACAAGCAGCAATACGCCGATATCGGCGGTGTTGCCGACCAACTGGGAATTTCCTCGGCCCAATGGTCCTTGTTCGGGGTTGTCTGGGCGTCGGGGGAACTTCTTGCCCATCTCATGTTTGACCATGAGATCAAGGGGTTGCGGATTTTAGAGGTGGGCTGCGGCATCGCCCTGGCGAGTTTGGTGCTGAATAACCGCTTGGCGGATATAACCGCCACGGACTACCATCCGGAGGTGGAACATTTTCTTCTGGAAAATGTTAAGCTCAACAAGGGCGAGGCAATACCATTTTTCCGCACCGGATGGGACGATGACAGCAGCAGTTTAGGGAAATTTGATCTTATCATCGGCAGTGACCTGCTGTATGAAAGAGATCATGTTGATTTGCTGGCCGGTTTTATAGATCGGCATGCCCGGCCCCATTGCGAGGTGATAATTGTTGATCCGGGACGCGGCCGTCATGGGTCTTTCAGTAAAAAAATGGCACATTTGGGTTACTCGCACAGCCGAAGCGAACCTGAAAGTATCGACTATCTGACCCAGCCGTTTCGTGGCCGCATCCTTCGTTACCACCGTTAGCCC harbors:
- a CDS encoding histidine kinase, which produces MSMLRIRYQTIEFGDTDIHLRTLRDKQQYADIGGVADQLGISSAQWSLFGVVWASGELLAHLMFDHEIKGLRILEVGCGIALASLVLNNRLADITATDYHPEVEHFLLENVKLNKGEAIPFFRTGWDDDSSSLGKFDLIIGSDLLYERDHVDLLAGFIDRHARPHCEVIIVDPGRGRHGSFSKKMAHLGYSHSRSEPESIDYLTQPFRGRILRYHR